In Ruegeria sp. YS9, the genomic window GGTGCCGATAAGGCACTGATCGAAGATGTGCGTGTCTTTGACGAATTCATCGGCGGCAGCTTGGGTGAAGGGAAAAAATCTCTGGCCATCACAGTACGTTTGCAGCCCGCGGACCAGACGCTGAAGGAAAAGGACATCGAAGCGGTGGCCGAAAAGATTATCGCCAAAGTCTCCAAGGCGACCGGCGGTGTTCTGCGGGGCTGATGCAGGGCCGCCTCCGGCGGGAGTATTTCAGAAAAGATGAAGGGGCGGTGGCGCCCTTTTGCGTGTTTACGGAGGACGAAAGATGCTGAACGTGTACCTCTCTGGCGAAATCCATACCGATTGGCGCGAACAGATCATCGACGGCGCACAGGGGTTGGATATCACCTTCAACGGCCCGGTGACGGACCACGCGGCAAGCGACGATTGCGGCGTTGCCATTCTTGGGGAAGAGCCGAACAAATACTGGCATGACCACAAGGGTGCGATGGTCAACGCGATCCGGACCCGCAAGGGCATTTCGGATGCTGACGTGGTGGTTGTCCGGTTTGGCGACAAGTACAAACAGTGGAACGCGGCTTTTGATGCGGGCTATGCCGCAGCGCTGGGCAAATCCATCATCGTGCTGCACGGTCCCGACCATCAGCACGCGTTGAAAGAAGTTGATGCAGCCGCGTTGGCCGTGGCGGAAAAGCCCGCGCAGGTGGTCGAAATCCTGCGGTATGTGCTGACGGGCGCACTGCCGGGCTGAGCTTTGCGAAGAGGGTGCCAGCTTTGGCACCCTTCCTATCGCGAAACCGTTTAAGCGCGTGCGGGTACGGTCTTGCCGCGCTGCACCGCCGGGCGCTGCATGAAACGGTCGACATAGGCGACGACATTGGCGTAGTCGTCCCAGCCGACAACCTCTTTCGCGCCATAGAAGTCCAAAGCATTCAGCCAGGGGGCAAGAGCGATATCGGCGATGGAGTAACCGCCTGCGATCCAGTCCCGCCCGTCCAGTTGCATGTTGACCACGTTCAGAAGGCGTTTGGCCTCGTTGATATAGCGTTCGCGCGGTCGGGGGTCTTCGATTTCGCTGCCTGCGAATTTGTAGAAAAAGCCAAGCTGACCAAACATTGGTCCCACGCCCCCCATCTGGAACATCAGCCATTGTGTAATGCGATGCTTGTCTGCTGCGCTTTGTCCCAGCAACTTGCCTGATTTCTCGGCCAGATACAGCAGGATCGCGCCGCTTTCGAACAGGGTCAGCGGCTTACCGTCCGGCCCGTTGGGATCGATGATGGCGGGGATTTTGTTGTTTGGGTTCAGCGACAGAAACGCGGGGCTTTTGACATCCGCATCCGATAGCGTCACCAGATGGGGCTCATAGGGCAGGCCGGTTTCCTCCAGCATGATCGACGCCTTTACGCCGTTTGGAGTCGGATAGGAATACAGTTGAATCCTGTCCGGGGATTGCGCGGGCCAACGCGCCATGATCGGATGAGGGTTGTTGTCCAGCATTGGGGGCTCCTGTTTGGGTGTCTGTGTAAAAGCTAGGGGCCACGCCTGAATTAATTAAGCCCTTTGCAATGTGCATTTCCGGTCAGGCCGTGTTTTCTGGCGAACAGAGGGGAATTCCAGTGAAACTGGCACCTAGACCGGAAATCAAACTTGGCTCACAATCTGGTGACCCCCGCGAAAACCTCGCGGGTTTCTTGCTGTTGAAAGGAGATGGGCGTGGATGAGGTCGTAACACAGGTGGGAGCATATGCCCCGCTGATCATGAGTGCCGTCAAGGCGCTTGTCGTTCTGATCCTGGGCTGGATCGTAGCTGGTGCAATCGGCGGCATGGTTCGCCGCCGGATCAATTCGACGCCGCATATTGATCCGACGCTTGGGAACTTTTCGGCAAGCCTGGTCAAATGGGCTATTCTCGCCATGGTTCTGGTTGCCGTTCTGGGTATCTTCGGAATTGAAGCCACCAGCATCGTCGCCATTCTGGGTGCCGCATCGCTGGCCATCGGTCTGGCGCTTCAAGGCACGCTCAGCGATCTGGCCGCCGGTGTGATGCTGGTTGTCTTCCGGCCCTACAAGCTGGGTCAGTTTGTTGATATCGGCGGCACGTCGGGCACCGTAAAGGACCTGAACCTGTTCACGACCGAGCTGGTGACGCCTGATAATGTGCAGATCATCGTTCCGAACGGTCAGTCATGGGGTTCGATCATCACGAACTACTCTGCCCATGACACGCGCCGTGTCGATCTGGTGTTCGGAATCGACTACGGGGACAGCGCGGACAAAGCCATGCAGATCATTCTGGATGTGGCCAAAGCGGACAGTCGCATTCACAGCGACCCGGAACCATGGGTTCGGGTTACGAACCTGGGTGACAGTTCGGTGGATCTGACGGCACGGCTGTGGTGCTCGGCACCAGACTATTGGGATGTCAAATTCGAGCTGACGAAAACGATCAAGGAAGCCTTTGACGACAAAGGTA contains:
- a CDS encoding mechanosensitive ion channel family protein, with the protein product MGVDEVVTQVGAYAPLIMSAVKALVVLILGWIVAGAIGGMVRRRINSTPHIDPTLGNFSASLVKWAILAMVLVAVLGIFGIEATSIVAILGAASLAIGLALQGTLSDLAAGVMLVVFRPYKLGQFVDIGGTSGTVKDLNLFTTELVTPDNVQIIVPNGQSWGSIITNYSAHDTRRVDLVFGIDYGDSADKAMQIILDVAKADSRIHSDPEPWVRVTNLGDSSVDLTARLWCSAPDYWDVKFELTKTIKEAFDDKGISIPYPHSVEIQKQG
- a CDS encoding glutathione S-transferase family protein, whose amino-acid sequence is MLDNNPHPIMARWPAQSPDRIQLYSYPTPNGVKASIMLEETGLPYEPHLVTLSDADVKSPAFLSLNPNNKIPAIIDPNGPDGKPLTLFESGAILLYLAEKSGKLLGQSAADKHRITQWLMFQMGGVGPMFGQLGFFYKFAGSEIEDPRPRERYINEAKRLLNVVNMQLDGRDWIAGGYSIADIALAPWLNALDFYGAKEVVGWDDYANVVAYVDRFMQRPAVQRGKTVPARA
- a CDS encoding YtoQ family protein, whose amino-acid sequence is MLNVYLSGEIHTDWREQIIDGAQGLDITFNGPVTDHAASDDCGVAILGEEPNKYWHDHKGAMVNAIRTRKGISDADVVVVRFGDKYKQWNAAFDAGYAAALGKSIIVLHGPDHQHALKEVDAAALAVAEKPAQVVEILRYVLTGALPG